The proteins below are encoded in one region of Roseofilum capinflatum BLCC-M114:
- a CDS encoding cupin domain-containing protein produces the protein MKSTCTYWNTLSSTYDRQWEIIEGSQGKLLQMTIAEDPETGDYTRLTRFLDGYSTEPFGAKSHNYPEELFVISGRLYDRAFDLWLEPGYYASRPPGEVHGPFKADGDVIILEISYLSQSQST, from the coding sequence ATGAAATCTACTTGTACCTATTGGAATACTCTCTCTTCTACCTACGATCGCCAATGGGAAATTATTGAAGGATCGCAGGGCAAACTCTTACAAATGACGATTGCTGAAGATCCAGAAACCGGAGATTATACACGACTAACTCGGTTTCTGGATGGATATTCAACCGAGCCATTTGGCGCGAAAAGCCATAATTATCCAGAAGAACTTTTTGTCATTTCCGGTCGATTATACGATCGCGCCTTTGATCTGTGGCTTGAACCCGGATATTATGCCAGTCGTCCCCCTGGAGAAGTTCACGGCCCCTTTAAGGCTGATGGGGATGTGATAATCTTAGAGATATCTTATCTTAGTCAATCCCAGTCAACTTAA